One Ricinus communis isolate WT05 ecotype wild-type chromosome 1, ASM1957865v1, whole genome shotgun sequence DNA window includes the following coding sequences:
- the LOC8263521 gene encoding calcineurin B-like protein 4 yields the protein MGCLPSKEAGPVTAPGSDKFSGLAAQTPFSVNEIETLYDLYRKISSSIIQDGFINKEEFQFALFRSSKKRNLFADRIFDLFDVNRNGHIDFGEFVNSLSIFHPKTPEAVKIKYAFKLYDLRHTGYIEREELKDMVLALLNESDLVLSDDVIDTIVDKTFTEADIKGDGRIDQEEWEQYVARNPALLKNMTLPYLMDITLAFPSFVLSTEAED from the exons ATGGGTTGCCTTCCTTCAAAAGAAGCTGGACCGGTGACAGCACCTGGCTCGGACAAGTTTAGCGGTCTTGCTGCTCAAACACCTT TTTCTGTAAATGAGATCGAAACTTTGTATGATctgtatagaaaaataagcaGTTCTATAATTCAGGATGGGTTTATAAACAAg GAAGAATTCCAATTTGCTCTTTTCAGAAGCAGCAAGAAGCGAAACCTCTTTGCAGACAGG ATATTTGATCTTTTTGATGTCAATCGTAATGGGCATATCGACTTTGGAGAATTTGTCAATTCGTTGAGTATTTTTCACCCAAAGACTCCTGAAGCtgtcaaaattaaat ATGCATTCAAGTTGTATGACCTGAGGCACACTGGTTACATTGAGCGAGAGGAG TTGAAGGATATGGTCTTGGCTCTTCTTAATGAATCTGATCTGGTTTTATCTGATGATGTTATTGACACAATTGTGGACAAG ACTTTCACGGAGGCAGATATAAAGGGTGATGGCAGGATTGATCAAGAAGAGTGGGAACAATATGTGGCAAGGAATCCAGCACTCCTAAAGAACATGACGCTTCCTTATTTAAT
- the LOC8263523 gene encoding dynamin-related protein 5A has protein sequence MENLISLVNKIQRACTALGDHGEESALPTLWDSLPSIAVVGGQSSGKSSVLESIVGKDFLPRGAGIVTRRPLVLQLHRVDEGKEYAEFMHLPRKKFSDFAAVRKEISDETDRETGRSKQISTVPIHLSIYSPNVVNLTLIDLPGLTKVAVDGQPESIVLDIENMIRSYIEKPNCIILAISPANQDLATSDAIKISREVDPKGERTFGVLTKVDLMDKGTDAVDILEGKSYKLQFPWIGVVNRSQADINKSVDMIAARRKEREYFQNSTEYRHLAHRMGSEHLGKMLSKHLEQVIKSRIPGLQSLINKTIAELEGELSRLGKPVATDAGGKLYMIMEICRSFDQIFKEHLDGIRPGGDKIYLVFDNQLPAALKRLQFDKHLSIDNVRKLITEADGYQPHLIAPEQGYRRLIESTLVTIRGPAEAAVDAVHVLLKELVQKSINETLELKQYPTLRVEVSNAAIESLDRMREESKKATLQLVDMECCYLTVEFFRKLPQDIEKGGNPTHSIFDRYNDSYLRRVGSNVLSYVNMVCGSLRNSIPKSVVYCQVRDAKRSLLDYFFAELGKKETKQLSSLLDEDPAVMQRRISLAKRLELYRSAQAEIDAVAWAK, from the exons ATGGAGAATTTGATATCATTAGTGAATAAGATACAGAGAGCGTGCACGGCGCTTGGCGATCATGGCGAAGAGAGCGCATTGCCTACTCTTTGGGACTCTTTACCTTCCATTGCTGTCGTTGGTGGCCAG AGTTCAGGGAAGTCTTCAGTGCTGGAGAGCATCGTTGGAAAGGACTTTTTGCCTCGTGGGGCAG GGATTGTTACGCGGCGTCCTCTTGTCCTGCAGCTTCACAGAGTTGACGAAGGAAAAGAATATGCCGAGTTTATGCACCTCCCAAGAAAGAAATTCAGTGATTTCG CTGCTGTGAGGAAGGAAATCTCCGACGAGACAGATCGAGAGACTGGCCGCAGCAAACAAATTTCTACTGTTCCAATCCATCTCAGTATCTATTCCCCTAATG TTGTTAATTTGACGCTGATCGATCTTCCTGGTCTTACTAAAGTAGCTGTTG ACGGTCAACCGGAGAGTATTGTGCTGGACATCGAGAACATGATTCGATCATATATTGAGAAG CCCAACTGTATAATTCTGGCAATTTCTCCTGCCAATCAAGATCTTGCCACATCAGATGCTATTAAGATATCTCGTGAAGTTGACCCCAAAG ggGAGAGGACGTTTGGAGTTTTGACAAAGGTCGATCTTATGGATAAGGGTACGGATGCAGTTGAT ATCTTGGAAGGAAAATCATATAAACTACAGTTTCCTTGGATTGGGGTTGTTAATCGCTCTCAAGCTGATATTAACAAAAGTGTGGACATGATTGCTGCTCGACGTAAAGAACGAGAATATTTTCAGAATAGCACAGAGTACCGGCATCTTGCTCATAGGATGGGCTCTGAGCATTTAGGAAAGATGCTTTCTAAG CATTTGGAACAAGTCATCAAGTCTCGAATTCCTGGCCTTCAGTCTCTTATTAACAAAACTATTGCTGAACTAGAAGGAGAATTGAGCCGTCTAGGGAAGCCTGTTGCCACTGATGCTGGG GGAAAGTTATACATGATAATGGAAATCTGTCGTTCGTttgatcaaatatttaaagaacATCTTGATGGCAT ACGTCCTGGTGGTGATAAAATCTATCTGGTGTTCGATAATCAGTTACCTGCCGCTTTGAAGAGGTTACAATTTGATAAACACCTTTCAATCGACAATGTAAGGAAGTTAATAACTGAAGCTGATGGATATCAGCCTCATCTAATAGCTCCTGAACAAGGTTATCGCCGTCTTATTGAATCTACCCTGGTAACAATCAGAGGTCCTGCTGAGGCAGCTGTAGATGCG GTGCATGTTTTACTGAAGGAGCTGGTTCAGAAGTCCATAAATGAGACCCTG GAGCTAAAGCAGTATCCGACTTTGCGAGTGGAAGTCAGCAATGCTGCCATTGAGTCGTTAGACAGGATGAGGGAAGAAAGCAAGAAAGCAACTTTACAGCTGGTTGATATGGAGTGTTGTTACTTGACTGTTGAATTTTTCCGGAAGCTTCCTCAAGATATTGAGAAGGGTGGAAATCCTACACATTCAATTTTCGACAGATACAACGATTCATATCTTAGGCGAGTCG GAAGTAATGTTTTATCCTACGTCAATATGGTTTGTGGAAGTTTGAGAAACTCCATTCCAAAATCTGTTGTCTATTGTCAAGTCAGGGACGCCAAACGCAGTTTACTTGATTATTTCTTTGCAGAGTTGGGTAAGAAGGAG ACAAAACAGCTGTCTTCTTTGTTGGATGAGGATCCAGCAGTGATGCAGCGACGTATCTCTCTTGCAAAGAGACTGGAATTGTATAGAAGTGCCCAAGCAGAGATAGATGCAGTTGCATGGGCCAAGTAG
- the LOC8263525 gene encoding uncharacterized protein LOC8263525, whose protein sequence is MDWSATSATKAYLDTLKLCGDHKRRCGSWMSREPGSNEFISAIAAGMKAKLIVEVTYGLSPSTVALATAARHSGGRLVCILPEPVLAEAKKVIKDSGLKDLVEFRTGDPCQLLPDYENIDFSLVDCKNDEYTRLLKLIDVNPTRSVVVANNLVGGKKGLGGQIISRGVMKDKDELVVRSTKHPVGKGMEVTMIGKSNAIVKRNRAGGGRGGGEFDFSSEMRGSTAMIKNAAKSRWIVKVDQVSGEEHIYRLPKRQSLLN, encoded by the exons ATGGACTGGTCTGCTACTTCTGCTACAAAGGCTTATCTTGATACCCTCAAACTG TGTGGCGATCACAAGAGGAGATGTGGGTCGTGGATGAGCCGAGAACCAGGGAGCAACGAATTCATATCAGCAATAGCAGCAGGAATGAAAGCTAAACTCATAGTGGAAGTCACATACGGTTTATCACCATCAACTGTGGCCTTAGCAACCGCCGCCAGACATAGCGGGGGCCGCCTAGTGTGCATTCTTCCAGAGCCAGTTCTTGCAGAAGCCAAGAAAGTAATTAAAGATTCGGGTCTTAAAGATTTGGTAGAATTCAGGACAGGTGACCCATGTCAGCTATTGCCAGATTACGAGAACATAGATTTCTCTCTTGTGGATTGCAAGAATGATGAGTATACAAGGTTGCTAAAATTGATAGATGTTAATCCTACAAGATCAGTGGTGGTGGCAAACAACTTGGTGGGTGGGAAGAAAGGGTTGGGAGGACAGATTATTAGCAGGGGAGTCATGAAAGACAAGGATGAACTTGTTGTGAGGTCTACTAAGCACCCGGTTGGGAAAGGAATGGAGGTAACTATGATCGGTAAATCTAATGCTATTGTTAAGAGAAACCGCGCCGGGGGAGGAAGGGGAGGAGgagaatttgatttttcatCTGAAATGAGGGGTAGTACTGCCATGATAAAAAATGCTGCCAAGAGCAGATGGATTGTGAAAGTTGATCAAGTGAGCGGCGAGGAACATATCTATAGACTGCCTAAAAGACAATCTTTACTTAATTAA
- the LOC8263522 gene encoding uncharacterized protein LOC8263522 isoform X1 yields MDSLTLKPTLNFFYFNPTTTIKSLYSHKHLSFFKLTPSTKFRTASPICFSGRNPSNAQNPRLTRKNDAFSFNPLWVLVPVLQRVKFIAFSQTKRWVSRLQAYSEESEKAMNDYDGNYLQNGAFGVALLSITSNAKVKISPFVSTLAANPTFISGLLAWFVAQSTKVILNFFVERKWDLRLLFASGGMPSSHSALCTALTTSVALCHGVADSLFPVCLGFSLIVMYDAIGVRRHAGMQAEVLNMIVEDLFQGHPISQRKLKELLGHTPSQVLAGAVLGILAGCYCCQVA; encoded by the exons ATGGACTCTTTAACCCTTAAACCCACTTTAAACTTCTTCTATTTTAACCCGACCACCACTATTAAATCTCTCTATTCTCATAAACACTTATCGTTCTTCAAGTTAACTCCTTCGACTAAATTCAGAACCGCCTCTCCGATTTGTTTTTCTGGTAGAAATCCTTCAAATGCTCAGAACCCAAGGTTAACACGCAAAAACgatgccttttcttttaaccCTTTATGGGTTTTAGTCCCAGTCTTGCAAAGAGTCAAGTTCATAGCTTTTTCGCAAACCAAGAGATGGGTTTCTCGGCTGCAAGCATACAGTGAGGAATCAGAGAAAGCAATGAATGATTACGATGGCAATTACTTGCAAAATGGAGCTTTTGGAGTTGCTTTATTAAGCATAACATCAAATGCTAAGGTCAAAATTAGTCCTTTCGTGTCAACATTAGCAGCCAACCCAACTTTTATATCGGGATTGCTTGCCTGGTTTGTTGCTCAATCGACAAAAGTGATTTTGAATTTCTTCGTGGAGAGGAAATGGGATTTGAGACTATTGTTTGCGTCTGGAGGGATGCCATCTTCACATTCTGCTTTATGTACTGCTTTGACAACATCAGTTGCGCTTTGTCATGGAGTAGCTGATTCTTTGTTTCCAGTTTGTTTGGGGTTTAGCCTTATTGTTATGTATGATGCAATCGGTGTTAGGCGTCATGCTGGGATGCAAGCTGAG GTTCTTAATATGATTGTTGAGGACCTGTTTCAAGGACACCCTATTAGCCAGAGAAAACTTAAGGAACTTCTTGGCCATACGCCATCGCAAGTCCTTGCCGGAGCTGTGCTTGGCATTTTGGCGGGCTGCTATTGTTGTCAAGTTGCTTAG
- the LOC8263524 gene encoding wax ester synthase/diacylglycerol acyltransferase 11: MEGLKCRKPDLKPIEITKVDNDREGIAEEEEEPLSPASRLFHEPNFNVYVIAVIGCKTQVQPHIVKANLEHTLLKHPRFSSLQVTDEKNNKEMKWVRTKVDLDKHVIVPELNRSMDSPADKFIEDYIFNLTKTTISKSQPLWDLHLLNISTSDAESIGVFRIHHSLGDGTSLMSLLLACTRQVSDPEALPTLPTMTKKKKKKQEENGKFWRYVMAVWWVIQLFWNTVVDVLMFTVTALFLNDSETPIKGRPGVEFTPRRLIWRTVSLDDIKLVKNAMNTTINDVALGVTQAGLSQYLNRKYGGRKKDEETTQFRNNLPKNISLRATLLINIRPAPGIQALADMMEKNSEAKWGNWIGYVLFPFTIGIRDDPLDYIREAKAAADRKKQSLEAIYTFSIAEIVLKLFGTKVANALSHRTIYHTTMCFSSLVGPPEEIEFYGHPIAFLAPSSFNQPHALMINFQSYANKMTIVLSVDEGTISDSSQLMDDIVESLKLIKDIVLSRGLNV, translated from the exons ATGGAAGGTCTAAAATGTAGAAAACCTGATCTTAAACCAATTGAGATAACCAAAGTGGACAATGACAGAGAGGGAATagctgaagaagaagaagaaccgTTAAGTCCAGCATCTCGGTTGTTTCACGAACCGAACTTCAATGTATATGTGATAGCAGTCATCGGGTGCAAGACCCAGGTTCAGCCACATATTGTTAAAGCCAACTTGGAGCACACTTTGCTTAAGCACCCTCGCTTCTCTAGTTTGCAG GTAACGGACgagaaaaataacaaagaaatgaaatggGTCCGCACAAAAGTGGATTTAGACAAGCATGTCATAGTTCCAGAATTAAATCGAAGCATGGACTCACCTGCAGACAAGTTCATAGAAGATTACATATTCAATCTCACCAAAACCACTATCAGCAAATCTCAGCCTCTTTGGGATCTGCATCTCCTCAACATCAGCACAAGTGATGCCGAGTCGATCGGCGTTTTCCGGATCCACCACTCTCTGGGCGACGGCACTTCTCTTATGTCTCTTCTACTGGCATGCACTCGACAGGTATCTGATCCTGAAGCATTGCCTACTCTTCCTACCatgacaaagaagaagaaaaagaagcaagAAGAAAACGGGAAGTTTTGGAGATATGTTATGGCAGTTTGGTGGGTTATTCAGCTGTTCTGGAATACTGTAGTTGATGTTTTAATGTTTACGGTGACAGCGCTGTTTTTAAACGATTCAGAGACGCCAATCAAAGGTAGGCCTGGTGTTGAGTTTACTCCTAGGCGATTGATTTGGCGGACTGTGAGTCTGGACGATATCAAGTTAGTGAAGAATGCAATGAATACT aCTATAAATGATGTTGCTCTAGGAGTCACACAGGCAGGCTTGTCACAGTATCTTAACAGAAAATATG GTGGGAGAAAGAAggatgaggaaacaacccaaTTCAGAAATAATCTTCCCAAGAACATTAGCCTAAGAGCAACTcttcttattaatataagacCAGCTCCAGGGATTCAG GCTTTAGCTGATATGATGGAGAAGAATAGTGAAGCAAAATGGGGAAACTGGATTGGCTATGTGCTTTTCCCCTTCACCATTGGTATACGAGATGACCCTTTAGATTATATTCGTGAAGCTAAGGCTGCAGCTGATCGAAAGAAGCAGTCTCTCGAAGCCATATATACTTTCTCCATTGCTGAAATTGTCCTCAAACTTTTTGGCACTAAG GTAGCAAATGCTCTATCTCATAGAACTATCTATCATACAACAATGTGCTTCTCCAGTCTAGTTGGACCGCCAGAGGAAATCGAGTTTTATGGCCATCCAATTGCTTTCTTAGCTCCAAGTTCTTTTAATCAACCACAT GCATTGATGATTAACTTCCAAAGTTATGCCAATAAGATGACCATCGTTCTATCGGTAGATGAAGGCACCATTTCTGATTCTTCTCAGCTAATGGATGACATTGTTGAATCGCTCAAACTCATTAAAGATATTGTGTTATCCAGAGGTCTTAATGTTTAG
- the LOC8263522 gene encoding uncharacterized protein LOC8263522 isoform X2: MDSLTLKPTLNFFYFNPTTTIKSLYSHKHLSFFKLTPSTKFRTASPICFSGRNPSNAQNPRLTRKNDAFSFNPLWVLVPVLQRVKFIAFSQTKRWVSRLQAYSEESEKAMNDYDGNYLQNGAFGVALLSITSNAKVKISPFVSTLAANPTFISGLLAWFVAQSTKVILNFFVERKWDLRLLFASGGMPSSHSALCTALTTSVALCHGVADSLFPVCLGFSLIVMYDAIGVRRHAGMQAENKKRQLSLTAKNPRHS; the protein is encoded by the exons ATGGACTCTTTAACCCTTAAACCCACTTTAAACTTCTTCTATTTTAACCCGACCACCACTATTAAATCTCTCTATTCTCATAAACACTTATCGTTCTTCAAGTTAACTCCTTCGACTAAATTCAGAACCGCCTCTCCGATTTGTTTTTCTGGTAGAAATCCTTCAAATGCTCAGAACCCAAGGTTAACACGCAAAAACgatgccttttcttttaaccCTTTATGGGTTTTAGTCCCAGTCTTGCAAAGAGTCAAGTTCATAGCTTTTTCGCAAACCAAGAGATGGGTTTCTCGGCTGCAAGCATACAGTGAGGAATCAGAGAAAGCAATGAATGATTACGATGGCAATTACTTGCAAAATGGAGCTTTTGGAGTTGCTTTATTAAGCATAACATCAAATGCTAAGGTCAAAATTAGTCCTTTCGTGTCAACATTAGCAGCCAACCCAACTTTTATATCGGGATTGCTTGCCTGGTTTGTTGCTCAATCGACAAAAGTGATTTTGAATTTCTTCGTGGAGAGGAAATGGGATTTGAGACTATTGTTTGCGTCTGGAGGGATGCCATCTTCACATTCTGCTTTATGTACTGCTTTGACAACATCAGTTGCGCTTTGTCATGGAGTAGCTGATTCTTTGTTTCCAGTTTGTTTGGGGTTTAGCCTTATTGTTATGTATGATGCAATCGGTGTTAGGCGTCATGCTGGGATGCAAGCTGAG AATAAAAAGAGGCAGCTCTCATTAACAGCTAAGAACCCACGTCACAGCTAG